From Pseudoleptotrichia goodfellowii, a single genomic window includes:
- the gpmA gene encoding 2,3-diphosphoglycerate-dependent phosphoglycerate mutase, whose translation MKLVLVRHGESEWNLQNRFTGWVDVDLTEKGISEAKAAGKTLKELGYIFDVAFTSFQKRAIKTLNYILEEIDQLYIPVYKSWRLNERHYGALQGLNKAETAKKYGDEQVHIWRRSFDIAPPLINIDDKENYPLFQERYKNIPVDECPRGESLKDTIHRVLPYWDSHISKEIKEGKNVIIAAHGNSLRALIQYLLKIDNTKILELNLPTGKPLIFEINENLEILSAPELF comes from the coding sequence ATGAAACTTGTATTAGTCCGTCACGGCGAAAGCGAATGGAATCTCCAAAACAGATTCACAGGCTGGGTTGATGTAGATCTTACCGAAAAAGGTATCAGCGAAGCCAAAGCTGCCGGAAAAACCTTAAAAGAACTCGGCTATATTTTTGATGTCGCATTTACTTCTTTTCAAAAAAGAGCTATTAAAACTCTTAATTACATACTTGAAGAAATTGATCAGTTATATATTCCCGTTTACAAATCATGGCGTCTTAATGAAAGACATTACGGTGCTTTACAGGGATTAAACAAAGCTGAAACTGCGAAAAAATACGGTGATGAACAGGTCCATATTTGGAGAAGAAGCTTTGACATAGCTCCCCCGTTAATAAATATCGATGATAAAGAAAATTATCCGCTATTTCAGGAAAGATACAAAAATATTCCCGTAGATGAATGCCCTAGAGGAGAAAGTCTGAAAGATACTATTCACAGAGTTCTTCCTTATTGGGATTCTCATATTTCTAAAGAAATAAAAGAAGGTAAAAATGTGATTATTGCCGCTCACGGAAACAGTCTTAGAGCTTTAATACAATATCTGTTAAAAATCGATAATACAAAAATCCTCGAATTAAACTTGCCTACAGGAAAGCCCTTAATCTTTGAAATTAATGAAAATCTCGAAATACTTTCGGCTCCTGAATTGTTTTAA
- the cobD gene encoding threonine-phosphate decarboxylase CobD yields MDFHGGNIYKIFREKNIKEILDYSSNINPYGIPESLKKKIVKNTEILERYPDPDYVELREKIALLNKVDISNVIIGNGATEIIFLFMKVIKPEKVLIVSPTFGEYERALRASENKEIKIEYFELEEKDEFKLNIEKLKKELEKKYDLLVMCNPNNPTGKFMKLSETEEVLKECNKYETKLFVDEAFIEFLEDGYKESIINTGENKQNLFVTRAFTKFFAIPGLRLGYGIFFNKNLEKEIAEKKEPWSVNNIAEMAGITLLEDKEYIEKTLKWITEEKKYMYEKLREIQGIKPYETDVNFISVKINEDIYSTGLNVKKLREKMLEQGILIRDASNFKYLDDRFFRLAIKDRENNDKVLRVLSTFFLPFY; encoded by the coding sequence ATGGATTTTCACGGGGGAAATATTTACAAAATATTCAGAGAAAAAAATATAAAAGAAATATTGGACTACAGTTCCAATATAAATCCTTACGGGATACCGGAAAGTTTGAAAAAGAAAATAGTCAAAAATACTGAAATTCTTGAAAGATACCCTGATCCCGATTATGTGGAGCTAAGAGAAAAAATAGCTTTGTTAAATAAAGTTGACATATCTAATGTCATAATAGGGAACGGTGCAACAGAAATAATATTTTTATTTATGAAAGTCATAAAACCTGAAAAAGTTTTAATAGTGTCGCCTACTTTCGGAGAATACGAAAGAGCATTAAGAGCTTCGGAAAATAAAGAAATAAAAATAGAATATTTTGAATTGGAAGAAAAAGATGAGTTTAAACTGAATATAGAAAAACTTAAAAAAGAACTTGAGAAAAAATATGATTTGTTGGTAATGTGTAATCCGAACAATCCCACAGGAAAATTTATGAAACTTTCCGAAACAGAGGAAGTTTTAAAAGAATGTAATAAATACGAAACAAAACTTTTTGTAGACGAAGCATTTATAGAATTTCTGGAAGACGGATATAAAGAAAGTATTATAAATACTGGTGAAAACAAACAAAATCTGTTTGTAACAAGGGCATTTACCAAGTTCTTTGCTATTCCCGGACTGAGATTGGGATATGGAATATTTTTCAATAAAAATCTGGAAAAAGAAATAGCCGAAAAAAAAGAGCCTTGGAGCGTGAATAATATTGCCGAAATGGCGGGAATAACATTGCTTGAAGATAAAGAATATATAGAAAAAACTCTAAAATGGATAACCGAAGAAAAAAAATATATGTATGAAAAATTAAGAGAAATTCAGGGAATAAAACCGTATGAAACTGATGTGAACTTCATTTCGGTAAAAATAAATGAAGATATCTATTCTACAGGATTGAACGTGAAAAAATTGAGAGAAAAAATGTTGGAACAGGGAATATTGATAAGAGATGCTTCCAATTTTAAATATCTGGATGATAGATTTTTCAGACTTGCAATAAAAGACAGAGAGAATAATGATAAGGTTTTGAGAGTTCTATCTACTTTTTTTCTTCCTTTTTATTAA
- the cbiB gene encoding adenosylcobinamide-phosphate synthase CbiB encodes MLIIKIWTAYVLDLIFGDPQNIIHPVQIIGKLISFGEKILLKEKYKFFAGIILNLTVLSVTYGVNYIIFRSAKNSGIFAIIEIYLMYTIFSVNSLAREGNRVYRILKEGNIEKARKDLSYLVSRDTGTMDEKMIIRSTMETISENTVDGIVAPMFYMFIGGLPLGMTYKAINTLDSMVGYKNEKYMEFGKFSAKVDDVANFIPARITGIFIIIVSFILHYDYKNSFKIFFRDRKNHSSPNSAHAEASVAGALGVQFGGRVSYFGKETEKPTIGDKIKDFELEDIKKNIKIMYVTSFLSLVIFSLIFGIISLI; translated from the coding sequence ATGCTTATAATAAAAATATGGACAGCTTATGTACTCGATTTGATATTCGGCGATCCCCAAAATATTATTCATCCTGTGCAGATAATAGGAAAACTGATAAGTTTCGGAGAAAAGATTTTGTTGAAGGAAAAATATAAATTTTTTGCAGGAATAATACTCAATTTGACTGTTCTTTCTGTAACTTACGGAGTAAATTATATAATTTTCCGTTCTGCAAAAAATTCGGGAATATTTGCTATTATTGAAATATATCTGATGTATACGATATTTTCGGTAAATTCTCTCGCAAGGGAAGGAAACAGAGTGTACAGAATATTGAAAGAGGGAAATATTGAAAAAGCAAGAAAAGACTTGTCTTATCTTGTGTCGAGAGATACCGGTACAATGGACGAAAAAATGATAATTAGAAGCACAATGGAAACAATATCCGAAAATACAGTAGACGGAATAGTGGCCCCGATGTTTTATATGTTTATAGGAGGCTTACCTCTCGGGATGACTTATAAAGCTATAAATACTTTGGATTCAATGGTGGGATATAAAAATGAAAAATATATGGAATTTGGAAAATTTTCTGCAAAAGTTGACGATGTTGCGAATTTTATCCCTGCAAGAATAACAGGGATTTTCATAATAATAGTAAGTTTTATTTTACATTATGATTATAAAAATTCTTTTAAAATATTTTTCCGAGACAGAAAAAATCACAGCAGTCCCAATTCTGCACATGCCGAAGCAAGTGTTGCCGGAGCATTGGGAGTGCAGTTTGGCGGAAGAGTGTCATATTTCGGAAAAGAAACCGAAAAACCTACAATAGGAGATAAAATAAAAGATTTTGAACTTGAGGATATTAAGAAAAATATAAAAATAATGTACGTAACGAGCTTTCTAAGTTTGGTGATATTCTCATTAATATTCGGAATAATTAGTTTGATTTAA
- a CDS encoding cobyric acid synthase, with product MQKKHKNIMLLGTGSNVGKSIITAGLCRMFYQDGYKVSPFKSQNMALNSFITKDGKEMGRAQVVQAEAANIEPEAFMNPILLKPTTDRKSQVIVNGKVYRNMDAREYFAYKHNLKKDIMSAYDHIRENFDICVLEGAGSPAEINLKEDDIVNTGMAEMADSPVVLVADIDRGGVFAAIYGTIMLLEESERNRIKGVIINKFRGDKTLLTPGIEMIEKLTNVPVLGVVPFVPLGIEEEDSLGIDKYNVKKEGKIRISVIKLKHISNFTDIDALSHYNDVSLKYVTKSSDLGNEDIIIIPGSKNTVEDMKDLIEKEINTKIIRLAKEGTVVFGICGGFQMLGQKIMDPEGLESDLKEISGLDLLNMETVMEKSKITTQYKNKIKKTSGLLTGAEGIEIKGYEIHQGYSYPASEEKNTIECIFDDEMLKGAVKDNIIGTYIHGIFDNSEFTNYFLNKVRKLKGLDNIEENFSFSEYKNREYDKLAQVLRENLDMEKIYEIMEVKR from the coding sequence ATGCAAAAAAAACATAAAAATATAATGCTGTTGGGAACCGGGTCCAACGTCGGGAAAAGTATAATTACTGCGGGACTTTGCAGAATGTTTTATCAGGACGGATACAAAGTGTCTCCTTTCAAATCTCAAAATATGGCATTAAATTCTTTTATTACCAAAGACGGAAAAGAAATGGGAAGGGCTCAGGTAGTACAGGCAGAAGCTGCCAATATTGAACCTGAAGCATTTATGAATCCTATTTTGCTAAAGCCGACAACTGACAGAAAATCACAGGTTATCGTAAACGGAAAAGTATACAGGAATATGGATGCGAGGGAATACTTTGCATACAAACATAATTTGAAAAAAGATATAATGTCCGCATACGATCATATAAGAGAAAATTTTGATATTTGTGTGTTGGAAGGTGCAGGAAGTCCTGCAGAAATCAATTTAAAAGAAGATGATATAGTAAATACGGGAATGGCGGAAATGGCTGATTCACCTGTTGTTTTAGTGGCAGATATAGATCGCGGGGGAGTCTTTGCTGCAATTTATGGGACAATAATGCTGCTTGAAGAAAGTGAAAGAAATAGAATAAAAGGAGTTATTATAAATAAATTCAGAGGAGATAAGACATTGCTCACTCCGGGAATTGAAATGATAGAAAAACTGACAAATGTACCTGTTTTGGGAGTTGTACCTTTTGTTCCTTTAGGCATTGAAGAAGAAGACAGTTTGGGAATTGATAAATATAATGTAAAAAAAGAAGGAAAAATAAGAATATCAGTTATAAAATTAAAGCATATATCAAATTTTACAGACATTGATGCGTTGAGCCATTATAATGATGTTTCTTTAAAATATGTCACAAAAAGTTCAGATTTGGGAAATGAGGATATTATTATTATTCCCGGATCGAAAAATACTGTGGAAGATATGAAAGATCTTATTGAAAAAGAGATAAATACAAAGATAATAAGGCTTGCAAAAGAAGGAACTGTGGTTTTCGGCATATGCGGAGGATTCCAGATGTTAGGTCAGAAAATTATGGATCCTGAGGGATTGGAGTCCGATTTAAAGGAAATATCGGGACTTGATTTACTTAACATGGAAACGGTCATGGAAAAAAGCAAAATTACTACACAATATAAAAATAAAATAAAAAAGACTTCGGGGCTTTTAACAGGAGCTGAAGGTATAGAAATAAAAGGGTATGAAATACATCAGGGATACAGTTATCCTGCATCTGAAGAAAAAAATACTATAGAGTGTATATTTGACGATGAAATGCTGAAAGGAGCTGTAAAAGATAATATTATAGGCACTTATATCCATGGGATATTCGACAATTCCGAATTTACGAATTATTTTTTAAATAAAGTCAGAAAATTAAAAGGCTTGGATAATATAGAGGAAAATTTCAGCTTCAGTGAATACAAGAACAGAGAATATGATAAACTTGCACAGGTTTTAAGGGAAAACCTGGATATGGAAAAAATATACGAAATAATGGAAGTGAAAAGATAA
- the cobU gene encoding bifunctional adenosylcobinamide kinase/adenosylcobinamide-phosphate guanylyltransferase produces MSVIYVTGGAKSGKSKFAEELLLGMNNGKQQNIYLATSIVFDEEMEVKVALHKERRKDKWITVESYKNFSDSLKNTFSENPKNSILVDCLTNMISNIIFEIQDIDWDNPSKEERKLCDVSVEKEVEELIGIFDKFENIVIVSNELGMGIIPGYPLGRYFREIVGKMNQRIADIADEVYFVVSGIPMKIK; encoded by the coding sequence ATGAGTGTAATTTATGTAACAGGAGGAGCTAAAAGCGGAAAAAGCAAGTTTGCAGAAGAACTGTTACTCGGAATGAATAATGGCAAGCAGCAAAATATATATTTGGCGACTTCTATTGTCTTTGATGAAGAAATGGAAGTAAAAGTGGCTCTTCACAAAGAAAGACGGAAAGATAAATGGATTACTGTGGAAAGTTACAAAAATTTTTCCGACAGCTTAAAAAATACTTTTTCGGAAAATCCTAAAAATAGTATACTTGTTGACTGTCTCACAAATATGATAAGTAATATTATTTTTGAAATACAGGATATTGACTGGGATAATCCTTCAAAAGAAGAACGGAAATTATGTGATGTTTCTGTAGAAAAAGAAGTAGAAGAGTTAATCGGAATTTTTGATAAATTTGAAAATATTGTTATTGTTTCCAATGAATTGGGAATGGGAATCATTCCGGGATATCCGTTGGGAAGATATTTCAGAGAAATAGTCGGCAAGATGAATCAACGAATAGCGGATATAGCTGATGAAGTATATTTTGTTGTTTCGGGAATACCTATGAAAATTAAATAG
- a CDS encoding ABC transporter ATP-binding protein: protein MYLELKNLSKKYGENAVVDNFNINVEKGELISILGPSGCGKTTTLRMIAGFINPTGGHIFLSGEDITGFPPEIRPVSTVFQNYALFPHLTVYENIDYGLRYPLKVGEKLNKKQKKERIEKILELINLKDLEKRKIDQLSGGQQQRVALARSLVLEPKVLLLDEPLSNIDTKLRETVRNEIRKIQKKLGITMIFVTHDQEEAMSISDRIVVMNRGKIEQTGTPREIYRTPESVFVAEFIGKANIFRENGKTFMVRPENIRLSSEEINDELSGIAEITRKEYRGTVILYELENSKNKEINVITVSNNREYNIGEKIRYSADKKDLYEITSERKEEI from the coding sequence ATGTATCTTGAATTGAAAAATCTGTCTAAAAAATACGGAGAAAATGCAGTTGTAGATAATTTTAATATCAATGTGGAAAAAGGAGAGCTTATAAGTATTCTTGGACCGAGTGGATGCGGCAAAACAACTACACTCAGAATGATAGCGGGATTTATTAATCCGACCGGGGGGCATATTTTTCTTTCAGGAGAAGATATAACCGGCTTTCCGCCGGAAATAAGACCTGTAAGTACGGTTTTTCAAAATTATGCTTTATTTCCTCATTTAACAGTATATGAAAATATTGATTACGGATTGCGTTATCCTTTGAAAGTCGGAGAAAAATTGAATAAAAAGCAAAAAAAAGAAAGAATAGAAAAAATTCTCGAACTCATAAATTTAAAAGATCTGGAAAAAAGAAAAATAGATCAGTTAAGCGGAGGGCAGCAGCAAAGAGTGGCTTTGGCACGTTCTCTTGTTTTGGAGCCTAAAGTGTTGTTACTGGATGAACCTCTGTCCAATATTGATACAAAGTTAAGAGAAACTGTAAGAAATGAAATAAGAAAAATACAGAAAAAATTAGGCATTACTATGATTTTTGTTACTCATGATCAGGAAGAAGCTATGAGTATTTCCGACAGAATAGTAGTGATGAATCGGGGAAAAATAGAGCAGACAGGTACTCCACGTGAAATTTACAGAACGCCTGAATCGGTTTTCGTCGCGGAATTTATCGGAAAAGCAAATATTTTCAGGGAAAATGGAAAAACTTTTATGGTTCGACCTGAAAATATTAGATTATCAAGTGAAGAAATAAATGATGAACTTTCGGGAATTGCCGAAATTACAAGAAAAGAATACAGAGGAACAGTAATTTTATATGAATTGGAAAACTCTAAAAATAAGGAAATAAATGTCATAACAGTTTCAAATAACAGAGAATACAATATCGGAGAGAAAATAAGATATTCAGCTGATAAAAAAGATTTATATGAAATTACATCGGAAAGAAAAGAGGAAATATGA
- a CDS encoding ABC transporter permease, which yields MEIMDKLFYLLAVIPVIIFILWPITALFTKSIFLEGSFTLELYVGLFKENVPIIVNSIWVCILSTVLAVIIGTVIAVYTSYTSKLKKRLITLLLMLTMISPPFLSSLSYILLFGKRGFITADLLHLNVNPYGWHGIVVMQTFSEISLAALILIGGLTTIPFSIIEAGKDLGSKSGDVLWEIILPMLKTSIVAVFFIVFVKNIADFGTPIIVGGNFKMIATEAYKGVISYGEIDKAAAISFLIFLPIVFIFLIYRHELVNSNVMGNFSEKSGQTKEKVYELPKSLKIIFGLITLLFAVYMLIQYTSIFVSAVTSNRGNRFHWTLEYVEAFSFTKIPSLVRSVVYSLIAGFVSSFLGVLFSYYIDRRKIRFSRSFGFIAALPYILPGPFFGIAYILAFNNPPLLLTGTGAIVVLNCIFRQMPVTTKAASANLYQISSLTEDAARDLGTPKIPVFFRVILPQLKPAFLVGFINTFTATMTTVGAIIFLITPSAKVATVELFNVIRDGDYRMASVIASLLILVILAVNILFSILVLREKKVK from the coding sequence ATGGAAATAATGGATAAACTGTTTTATCTATTAGCTGTTATTCCTGTAATAATATTTATACTATGGCCTATAACTGCGTTATTTACGAAAAGTATTTTTCTTGAGGGAAGTTTTACACTGGAGTTATACGTCGGTCTTTTTAAAGAAAATGTGCCGATAATAGTAAACAGTATATGGGTATGTATTCTTTCGACGGTTTTAGCAGTAATAATAGGAACTGTAATAGCAGTATATACATCTTATACGTCAAAATTGAAAAAAAGACTGATTACACTGCTGCTTATGCTTACAATGATCTCACCGCCTTTTTTGTCTTCACTTTCGTATATATTGCTGTTTGGAAAAAGAGGCTTTATAACAGCGGATTTACTTCATTTAAATGTGAATCCTTACGGTTGGCACGGCATTGTAGTAATGCAGACTTTCAGTGAAATATCCTTAGCAGCTCTTATTTTAATCGGAGGACTTACAACAATACCTTTCAGTATAATAGAAGCCGGGAAAGACTTAGGCTCAAAGTCGGGAGACGTACTTTGGGAAATTATACTTCCGATGCTTAAAACATCAATAGTTGCAGTGTTTTTTATAGTTTTTGTAAAAAATATTGCAGATTTTGGAACACCTATTATTGTAGGCGGAAACTTTAAAATGATTGCAACGGAAGCATATAAAGGTGTTATTTCTTATGGAGAAATAGATAAAGCTGCAGCTATAAGTTTTCTCATTTTTTTGCCGATAGTTTTTATTTTTTTAATATATCGGCATGAACTTGTAAATTCCAATGTTATGGGAAATTTTTCCGAGAAATCGGGTCAGACAAAAGAAAAAGTTTATGAATTGCCGAAATCTTTAAAAATAATTTTCGGACTTATAACATTGTTATTTGCGGTTTATATGCTTATACAGTATACTTCAATCTTTGTTTCGGCAGTAACAAGTAATCGTGGAAACAGGTTTCACTGGACTTTGGAATATGTGGAAGCCTTCTCGTTTACAAAAATACCGAGTTTAGTGAGAAGTGTTGTATATTCTTTAATAGCAGGATTTGTTTCAAGTTTCTTGGGAGTGCTTTTCTCATATTATATAGACAGACGTAAAATAAGATTTTCCAGAAGTTTCGGTTTTATTGCAGCATTGCCTTATATATTGCCGGGCCCGTTTTTCGGTATAGCGTATATCTTGGCATTTAATAATCCACCGCTTTTACTCACAGGAACAGGTGCCATAGTGGTATTAAACTGTATTTTCAGGCAAATGCCTGTAACAACTAAAGCTGCAAGTGCCAATTTATATCAGATAAGTTCGCTTACAGAAGACGCAGCAAGGGATTTGGGAACTCCGAAAATACCAGTATTTTTCCGTGTAATACTTCCTCAGCTGAAACCTGCATTTCTTGTAGGATTTATTAATACATTTACGGCAACAATGACGACAGTGGGAGCAATTATATTTCTGATTACTCCTTCGGCTAAGGTTGCTACTGTTGAATTGTTTAATGTTATCAGGGACGGAGATTACAGAATGGCTTCGGTTATTGCAAGTTTACTTATTTTAGTAATATTGGCTGTAAATATTCTGTTTTCAATACTTGTTTTAAGAGAAAAGAAGGTGAAATAA
- a CDS encoding ABC transporter substrate-binding protein has translation MSKMFKRTMLLAMLVIGFLISCQKSNDTKETKKDGAESASKGTLKVIAAYDAKEKIFEEFTKKTGIKVEFLDISSGEVLSKLNAENGKIGADVWFGGGADSFIVAGEKGYLENYVSPEEKAMDQRFIGNEYWTGVSIVTAGFLVNTDVLQKKDIPEPKSWADLKNPKYKDELIMADPAISGTNYAVVYNILQSMGEEAGWAYLESIKDNIPFYAQRGSEPTAKVKNAEMAVGIIPLGGDTYKMEQEFKVKNIIPSDGLPWVPAGMAIFKNAENKDAAKAFVDWALSKEGQGFLKTAAPRMMVRSDVTPPAELKGMTPDKLMKMDINGMGTRRDEILKLWKEKMGK, from the coding sequence ATGAGTAAAATGTTTAAAAGAACAATGTTGTTGGCTATGCTGGTAATAGGATTTTTAATAAGTTGCCAAAAGAGTAACGACACGAAAGAAACAAAAAAAGACGGAGCTGAAAGTGCTTCAAAAGGTACGTTGAAGGTTATAGCAGCTTATGATGCAAAAGAAAAAATCTTTGAAGAATTTACTAAAAAGACAGGAATAAAAGTGGAATTTTTAGACATTTCTTCAGGAGAAGTTTTATCTAAACTGAATGCCGAAAACGGTAAAATCGGTGCAGACGTATGGTTCGGAGGAGGAGCCGACAGCTTTATCGTTGCAGGAGAAAAAGGATATTTGGAAAATTATGTATCGCCTGAAGAAAAAGCAATGGATCAGAGATTTATCGGAAATGAATACTGGACAGGAGTTTCTATCGTAACAGCAGGATTTTTGGTAAATACTGATGTACTTCAAAAAAAGGATATTCCTGAACCTAAATCATGGGCAGATTTGAAAAATCCTAAATATAAAGACGAATTGATTATGGCAGATCCTGCTATTTCAGGAACAAACTATGCGGTTGTTTACAATATTTTACAATCTATGGGAGAAGAAGCAGGATGGGCTTATTTGGAATCAATTAAAGATAATATTCCTTTCTATGCTCAAAGGGGTTCAGAGCCTACAGCAAAAGTTAAAAATGCGGAAATGGCTGTAGGAATAATACCTTTAGGAGGAGATACTTATAAAATGGAACAGGAATTTAAAGTAAAAAATATAATTCCTTCAGACGGGTTACCATGGGTTCCTGCAGGTATGGCTATATTTAAAAATGCTGAAAATAAAGATGCTGCAAAAGCCTTTGTAGATTGGGCATTATCTAAAGAAGGTCAGGGGTTTCTGAAAACAGCAGCTCCACGTATGATGGTAAGAAGTGATGTTACACCTCCTGCCGAATTAAAAGGAATGACTCCTGATAAACTAATGAAAATGGATATTAACGGAATGGGAACAAGAAGAGATGAAATCTTAAAACTTTGGAAAGAAAAAATGGGGAAATAA
- the cobJ gene encoding precorrin-3B C(17)-methyltransferase has product MNKTGKIYVVGIGPGKKADMTYRAYEAMEKSDIIVGYKTYVDLIKEYYPGKEMKNSAMTKEVDRCIEVLEMAKQGKNISLISSGDAGVYGMAGIMLEVATEDVEVEIIPGVTATNAAAAIAGAPVMHDYAIISLSDLLTDWELIKKRIDLAAQADFVMSIYNPKSRGRATQIEEAREIMMKYKPADTPVAIVKNAGREDETKVITTLEEMLSHEIDMLTIIIIGNSNTFIKNGKMITPRGYKEKYTY; this is encoded by the coding sequence ATGAATAAAACAGGAAAAATTTATGTGGTAGGAATAGGACCGGGAAAAAAGGCGGACATGACATACAGAGCTTATGAAGCAATGGAAAAAAGTGATATTATTGTAGGGTACAAAACGTATGTAGACTTGATAAAAGAATATTATCCTGGAAAAGAAATGAAAAACTCGGCGATGACAAAAGAAGTGGACAGATGTATAGAAGTGCTGGAAATGGCAAAACAGGGAAAAAATATAAGTCTTATAAGCAGCGGAGATGCAGGAGTTTACGGAATGGCGGGAATTATGCTGGAAGTGGCAACTGAAGATGTGGAAGTGGAGATCATTCCGGGAGTAACAGCTACAAATGCTGCAGCTGCTATTGCGGGAGCCCCTGTAATGCATGATTACGCTATAATAAGTTTAAGTGATTTGCTGACTGACTGGGAATTAATCAAGAAAAGAATAGATTTAGCAGCACAGGCTGACTTTGTAATGAGTATATACAACCCTAAGAGCCGTGGAAGAGCTACGCAAATAGAAGAAGCAAGAGAAATCATGATGAAATACAAACCTGCAGATACTCCTGTGGCAATAGTAAAAAATGCAGGAAGAGAAGACGAAACAAAAGTTATAACTACCCTTGAAGAAATGCTTTCTCATGAGATAGATATGCTTACAATAATAATAATCGGAAATTCAAATACGTTCATTAAAAACGGTAAAATGATAACTCCGAGAGGATATAAGGAGAAATATACTTATTAA
- the cbiG gene encoding cobalt-precorrin 5A hydrolase — MKTAIYCVSKNGYNIALSVRNRVYPDSDIYISERVYKLLNLENENIEKLFVITERVPLLLDKIFNEYDLHIFVAATGAVVRLINGKFKSKDTDPAVLTIDEQSNFVISLLSGHLGGANEECRKIAQELEAIPVVTTATDVSGKIAVDILSQKIKARLEDLEGAKRVTSLIVNGEKVGLHLPKHIVDVNENTAGAIIVSNRKKIEISKIIPQNIFIGIGCKRNTPKEHIVAKLKEVMENQNLEMTSIKTAASAWVKADETGLLEAMEELNIPIKFFDKEEILKVEDLIEDRSDYVKQTIGVYGVSEPCAFLASSGKGKFLVKKIRLGGLTLSIFEEEMTEVKE; from the coding sequence ATGAAAACAGCGATTTATTGTGTGAGTAAAAACGGATATAATATAGCTTTAAGTGTGAGAAACAGGGTTTATCCGGACAGTGATATTTATATTTCCGAGAGGGTATATAAGCTGCTGAATTTAGAAAATGAAAATATAGAAAAGCTTTTTGTAATAACGGAAAGAGTGCCTTTATTGTTGGATAAAATATTTAATGAATATGACCTTCATATATTTGTAGCGGCAACAGGGGCGGTAGTAAGGCTTATTAATGGGAAATTCAAAAGCAAAGATACAGATCCGGCAGTTCTTACAATAGATGAACAGTCAAACTTTGTGATTTCGCTACTTTCAGGGCATCTGGGAGGAGCCAATGAAGAATGCAGAAAAATTGCTCAGGAGTTGGAGGCGATTCCTGTCGTTACAACAGCGACTGATGTAAGCGGAAAAATAGCCGTAGACATTCTTTCACAAAAAATAAAAGCCAGACTGGAAGACCTTGAAGGTGCCAAAAGAGTAACTTCGCTGATTGTAAACGGTGAAAAAGTAGGACTTCATTTGCCTAAACATATTGTAGATGTTAATGAAAATACCGCAGGAGCGATTATAGTTTCCAACAGAAAAAAAATAGAAATATCCAAGATTATTCCTCAAAATATTTTTATAGGAATAGGATGTAAAAGAAATACGCCTAAAGAACATATAGTAGCAAAATTAAAAGAAGTAATGGAAAATCAGAATTTGGAAATGACTTCCATAAAAACTGCAGCTTCTGCATGGGTAAAGGCTGATGAAACAGGATTACTTGAAGCGATGGAAGAACTTAATATTCCGATAAAATTTTTTGATAAAGAAGAAATTTTAAAAGTGGAAGATCTGATAGAAGACAGATCCGATTATGTAAAACAGACAATCGGAGTGTACGGTGTTTCTGAACCGTGTGCATTTCTGGCTTCTTCAGGAAAAGGGAAATTTCTTGTAAAAAAAATAAGATTGGGAGGACTGACCCTGTCTATTTTTGAAGAAGAAATGACCGAAGTGAAAGAATAA